The sequence ataaataattatttaaataaatacacagaaaaattgaaatttcctccagataatattcaaaaattgaaaaaatttttttttatgtgtgatacattttatttttctaatttctataagtgaaatttttttttttacaccaattTAACTACGAAATTTTAACatcgctctttttacagtgtatctTTTCATATATATCCTGCTTTGATTTATTCATAACGGCTTTCTGCCCAGTTTCGttgctgaaatttatttcactgcCACACTATTACCGTTGATGTACTAATTGttgctattattaattatttaaaatcattgattAGTAGAATACTATGAAAAGCAAATATCTATGTTTTATTGTAACTTGTAATCGTTACTTATGGTTAATTTTATCAAGTGTTGAGATCTCGATTTATAATTTCAGAtaagcaataaattaaaatatatcaatcaaattaaaagaagCGCCCAATTAACTGCCAATAATgctttataaaattgttatttaattttaattagtgtaattgattgaaaatttcatgttcaatttgattttatttttaaaaaatgtgtcgTAAATTTATGATCACAATCGTTATATATTAGAGTATTAATCGCTGCCTTTTTATTTTGCTAGTTCAAGTAACTTACTAACTCTCTATtaagacaattaatttttaaaaacttaataattaacaaactaATACGCAGCGAGTAGTTctctttgtttaattaatatttagtaaaaatttttaagcataatttgaatattaatatccACTTTTtgcttacatatatattaataatttattaattggcGTAATTACTCTGTTACAAACaagtttacttaaattaaaattacatgatTCTATTctgaacaaaatataaataacttaataaatatgaaagaCGATCCTAGAAAATGGCTCACGCTCGggtatttaatacaaatatatcttctataaaattattattgcatatgaaaatattgatatcaacttaaattattgacaatatttttatactgataaaaaaataacatttataaagataatatttatctgattatttaattgttataaataattttatcagctGAATAAAAATGTAAGCTCACTATCTAGTGATTGAATTGAAATAAGTTTTCTTTTGTGAAGAAAACTTGGttgattattcaaaaatttttagaacatTTAACATCTCTAAGCAATTTTTAGTTTCTgtgtataaaaaatgtcaattatgaagatacagtattttttttcttatgaaataataatattttatggtaaataTATTAAGAACATTCTTGATATTGATGGAATTGGGAAGAAATTGTTACTTGAtgttttaattcttttaaacttattattaattaaagtttgatTAAATCAGATAGAAttgtaattcaaataaatgtaTCAGTTATAAATACGCTTTTCAATAAacaaacgattaaaaattataataattaaataaagtctttaaatatatttgatcttatatattatatatatatatgaaatatattaataattttttttctagaaaaataattagtccaaaattataattgattataacGAAATATATTGTGCCTATATGTGAGAtttcaattacaatttaaaaaattaataaactgagTGTAAACAATTACTGtgttaatggaaaataaattcaaaaaatttcataccgatacacaattttttatttaaaaataatctttacaaaaattaatctaattgtatagttaactaaataataaaaacaacttATTTATTCTCGTTTTcctcacgagcttgattagcTAATTCCAGCATTTTCATTCGAATTGTATGAACTGATTTAGCTTCCGCGTAAGTTATACACCCAGcgaacataaaattaataactgttAACATCAAAAATTTGTCGCGCATCGGTTTCATGAACTTAAGCCATAATTTGAGTATTTCCTGTCCGTTTGCGAAGTGTGGTAGTCTATAACTACCAATTCTTGCTGCTATCTACAGAATAAATCATCCATCAATTAAGTGTATTCTCAAGTAGTGCTTCTCccacttttataaatatgtaatgaCTTTTAACTGTTATTTTCGTATACaaattaacataattaattaaaaaaaaattaaaacctcaattgaaaaaaagactacgtagtaataattttgccgaggtataaatttaaaggatTTACTTACAATTgtcatcaattaggagttaaactaaattttttaaataaattttagccgacaaaatttgaaaattcgaattattaaattgacatgaagattttactgaaatttatttaacaaatttcatCTAACtctaattgatgtcaactgtaagtaatttttttgtaaatttatactttgGCCAAATTGCTACTACGTTGTCTTTTCTTCaattaagattttaattttctttcaatcaattaataaaattttgatacgcttATGACAATTAAGtcatcgaaaatatttaaaaagtggagggcactgtctgagaatagtcttaactaataattaatcagaataaatttaaataaaataatatagatataaataactTACAACAAAATTAGCTAGTGGTGCACTAATACAAGGATACAATACGGCACCGGCAACTTGAAGAAATCCTGCTCGCGTTTCAATACAAAGTGGGCATGGAGTTATTCTTAACAGAAGGTCCTGAGTTatatactgataaaaaataaagatattaatgttaatgttCAAGTTcataagtaaacaaatgaagtaaaataaaaagtataaattacaGTAAGATGTGGTGCGGTCGCGAACATAATAGAACTGATTGCAGTAGCAATTTGTGATACTATTAAGCCATCAcgtcttaattttaattttattctaaaatgaCGATTTATCATCAAAGCTGATATACCAGCTAAACCAGCAAGCATTGGGACTCCTACTTTAAATGACCatctgaatttaaaataaaacaataaatatgatgagtgtgaatgttgcagacatcagacaaatttaaaattattaatagatagagtcaataattattaaaattaaattttaaaacgcgcatttaaaacatttaaaaattaataagtgtattttttaaatcttattcgatttacatttaattaacttatttcaaaattaaaaaaattgacaattatcGGCTAGATTTTCACTCAtaaatatgatactgaagttagcctacttttaataagttttagatttttttaaaagctacaaattataaaaaaaaaatattcaaaaaaatcacctatagttttttaaattttctacatgtgcatatttttagtttttttttttttttgtaatcgacttgttaaaaaatattcgaaaattgttaactgTCACCCTCagaatcaattatttttatactatcattaataatatcattgttaaaataatatataatataattgtttaaataataaatccttACATATCACTAAAATGTggccaatttttaatttgctgGTATTGATATTTGAATGCTTCATTTCTATTAAGTTTAATTGCACCTTCAGGTATTGAACCTTTAACCGGTAGTAATgccattatttaaaatgaattataaaaataacaattaaacaataattgcATAACCTTAtttgcaaataaatataacaattacaATTCCATGAAAACGCGCGCACTTGATTCTGCGCTCAAGAATTGCGCATGCGCGCTAccagttgaaattttaaacagtCACCACAAGATGGCGCCCGTTGCCTAGCTCGGCAGCTAGTGACGCGACTGTTAGTGAAAAGAACTCGTTCAAAATGCCATAGTATTTTTTACCCCTCGGTAAATAAGTTTGAATAGGAGCCAAGTGTATTCTGTAGTGTACTTGTAGTGGTTTAACCCTTTCAAAcctgattttttgttttttggaattttcatGAACCGATTTTTTTCCTGTTATAGTAGGTACTACTGAGTAtggaaatattgaaaaagCTTTTACGAAGTTTATAATGTTCGCAAACAGAAACAACCGTTTTTAGttacgtaaatttttattttgctatatttatttaacaaaacttTAATGTCCTCAATTGTGCACGGTAGGTTTGAAAGGGTTAATATAGGGATGATTTTGACAGACGCATTCTACAAACCACCACGGGTTCGTAGCGTCGTTGTGTGACGTCACAAGACGCAATCGACCAATCACACCAGCCGGGAGTCAGTTTTCCGGCTGCTCTAAACTCGCGCTTACGCCATATTGCCGTGGTCGTGGTGTGTTTATgtattatattgttatattttatcgttaattatatttattcgcGTTGTTTTACGTGTAAAAtctctcgaaattttttaaaaccatcGTCAAATGTCtttaatctattatttttatttactatacgTGTGTTAATATTTGTGACACTAGTGTTTTTTTTAGTCAGTGTAACGTGAACGTTTgtcagtattttattttatttaaaattagtcagttttttttttttaaattatcattaataatcagtcgtagtttaaatatttattttaactgtgTGTAATTATCGCGAGTACGCGTTTTGTCATCGAGTTTTTCGTCATCATCAACCCCTAGTAATTGACAGTGGGATAAACTGCAGCAATCAGCTGAGATGCCTGTTCGTAAACAAGGTGGTAagctcataaaataataatagagtttttaagtttatgattttatattttatttattattattattattattctcttTCATCTTATtgacgtttatttatttttaaaaataaataaatcgtttTACAAGATGCCGATAGTCGAGTGGTAAAGTAGATTTCAACCCCTGGAGTTTGCCCTGATTTATTTGAGGTCACTCGGTCAGCTCTGACAATTATCACACTACCCTACATTAACATAAATCATAACATAACTTCCTCAAGTTGTTATGAGTAGtcgatattattgtttatttgaaGCTCTTTTTGGCAATTGTCCTTGTCAGTTTGCCCTCGAGACAGACGAGACAATAAGTTTTACGTCCGTTTACGCAACCCGACATTGTTCTTCCATCATCGCAACCGACATGTTAGTTTCCGAGCAGTCTGCTTTATTAATGTAGGCCAAGATTCTGTTGCAATAATATCTATATCCATAGATATATAAGTTTGTTGCATTGTCTCTGGACAAATGCCAAGtaaatgttataatttcaGTGCTGGCGCGACAGCCTTTGATCGTTTTAAAAGTTcatactttaataatttttcaaaactttttattattattgttattgctcAATTCTTTTTGGAGTAAaagttaacaaattaattaattaattagtttttatttataagcgacagaaatattttaattaaaagagccattatttttatttatagataataaGGTCTCTTATTATAGGAAATATAgtcgtgtattttttttccaagcgTTAATGATTATAAACAATCGATAAATCGATTAGAGCTGATGATTTTAAaccaattaatgattaataaataatttgccaagtattaaattatggggagtaaaattttttttattttttgtaataaatataaaaaatttatcgtggATGCTTGAAACTcttgatagtaatttttttataagaacgTGAGCTGAAAGACTATAAGTTTGATATGAAAAACGCTTAGGTTAGCGGTGTTTACATCTAGATGCCAGAGTCATTCGACCCTATCATCGTGTGtctgaaaaaatatacaatagcACTTAAAAGATTTCAGTCTCTGCATATTGAGTGTCTTCTTTGTAGTTATTAATATGCAGTACTATAGATATTGTCTATTGCAGATTAAGATGTAGACAATAGAATAACGAAAGATGtgtcagtaaatttttaattttaatctcagCATCggagaattcaaaaataaaattatttctttgattttttttttgtggtgaATGTATTCGAATGACAAATGTCAGAACTGATGATTAAAAGTAACGGGATGAAAAGTGAACTCCAATTTTACTGGATGTTGGGCAGCCGCGGATTCGTTGATGTCATTTACATACAAATGGTTCAGTAGATTTTCAGTTTCGATGTGTGTACACGTGGTATACGCAACCGCGTGTGAACAATTGGATTCATAGAGGTTGTGGCTGGGATTTTACATATGACGCATtgaattattacaatattcaTAGATTCATTGAGCGATAACAGAGAATAATTGACAAATAGCtgtagtatatttatattttacttttaatagaTTTTGAGTCATTaaaaggtttttttattttggtacATTTTCATTAtagtattttgtttaaatttgtttttttaatcgatcaatttaatttgctgAACTCAATTACACgtaataatttactttgaatatttttttatcaattgaaaaaagtaGAAATAACAGAATTCGTACCGGCATCctctgaatattttatatatttatagaatacatttttttaaaaataatgtcagttgattttttttttcttttaatgaggtaattaatatttttacataattttaacaaattcaGACAGTAATACGACAGTTAAATAGTCATATacgaataaagaaaaatactgCAAGTTTTTCTTACTCGTGTTTGACTTTTCTGATGTTGTGTTGTCATTCCTAACACTCTTACCGTAAAAAAATGAGTCTCATTGCCATCTagatataaaagaaataaaaatataagtatataaataaaaaatttctcagtGAAAAAAGCTAAAAGAAGGAAGAGCCTATGTTCTTTTTGCCGTGTCAGagctttttatattttgcttCCGTTTTCTCACCGTCACCTCATCGGAAATTGATTCCCAATCATTTTCTTGCCTCGAGGAGTCATCTCCcccagataaaaaaaatccgaaaaataaaataaaatataacccTTGAGAAGCTATATAAGAGTACAGATAGAAAACTGTCTAAAGATGCAGTCAACGCGGTCGCCAATATCTCGTTTCCTATACTCCGATTACACCTATACTCTATACACATTTATTATATCCTCACGATCTTTGACACGGGATAGGCTCAATGGGATATACGATGTCATGCTATCGTTTTGGGATGACGAATTTAATGCGACCCAAGCGTGGAAACGGTGCCAGAATAGAGCGCCATCAAGTCCCGCCGTAGTCCCTCTGGCAAAAGAAAAACTGAGAAAgatgagaataaataaagtcaACGAGCCTGCTCATGTTCTTCGAGATTTAAAACGAATATAAGCCGCAGTTCACATTTCAGCTTTCGGCATTCGGCTTTACGAACCAACCATTTTCCATTTCCAAGATTTAACTAAACCACTACGCATACATCTTTAAACTATATGTGCAAATGTATTTCCGTTGCATTcatgcatataattttaatatataacaaCGTATATACATATTCTCATCTACGGATGATACAATGTCTCATATTGAGTAAACATCCATATGGATGGTTACATTTGTTTTGGATTAATGTTCAGTACATATACACATTTGGTACTACATAATATGATATATTCTCATTCTCTACATCTcataagtttacatatatgtatatgctgACATTAAATTTCGCTGTAGTTGTTGGTTTATATAGTATCAAACATACGATGAGAAACGAGATAAATTTGTCGTTAGAATATGTATTCAAGTTTGGCGAGCGATCCAACTGACACGTTCGGCAACCGGCTTCAAGCACTAATGGTTTTACTCGGATCTTCGCTTCCTACTACACTTTACTAGACTAAACTACACTTTGGCCATTCCACAGTAAACCAACGATGCCATGCTACTGCAGCATATCCAAAATCACTATTACATAAAGTTCCACCAGCAGTAACAGCAGCGCGCGTCCACCGTATGCAAGAGTACTTTAACATTGATACGAGGCATCGTGAAATgtcgataaaattattcatgcaCTAGATAATACAATATTACGCCGGTCAAAGAATATGattattgtttttgttgttattaatGTCGACGAACAACGTCATCAGCATCATCGCGCGAGTcaggtttttattttaaacgcTTTCCGCAGTCACCTGAATTAACAAACAGAATGCTTTTAGGCTTAACTTAGTTGacgttttagttttttaaatcttttttacgTTAGTGACGATAGGCAGCACCAGAGGCATCAGCGTAGTGGCAAAACTATGTGGAACACATTCATTCGAGATCTCTAAATTTAGTCCGAACGAGAATTAGAATATAGTATATAGGTAATGCTAAGAATCTTTAAATCCATATAGTAGAGTGATCACTCAGTGAGTATTCTCAGTGGTAGTGGGCCGTGTGGGTTTTAATGTAAGCTTTTCCGGTTCTGCTCCTGGATAGCCTCGAGTTATATTTGACGGGATTTTAATCAGTACGACAAAagaatatagattttttattattctacattctgtatgtatatatttaatgtgtGTCTGCAGCTGGTTTTTTTTaccgtctttttttttatcacgtcTTGTTTTGACATCTTTCTGTggcatacacatacacatcaCGTATGTGTATAACTGTGGCAAAACTCCGTCGGCACAgatatacatttaatttacctcattcgtacgtacgtacattcGGTCGTTCGTTCATCTTCCTCGTCACGTGTCTCATCAGTATCCACGTGGtgttttgtgataaataaatattacatacaCTTGATACTGGCAATGAGCCAGTAGACGTGTCggtttacttataaatttggAAGTACCTAAAAgtcatataatataaataacaagttcaagttgatatttataaaaaatacatcagACATTTTATCGGacttttactctttttttttttttttttttatttttgacatgACAATGTGGCTGCCGGTTATATCCATAGCATGGAGTATTGTTTACTTGGTGCAGAATAGATTGCGTATTACAGGAACTGTATCTAGCGGTAGTTCAACAACAGCACGTAGGAATTTGAGAGGTAATATTGACctaatatgaaatttatcgTCTAATCGTGGTATCCAGCTTGGATGTAGggaatctttaaattttcgtcGGGTTTACAAGGGCAGAGGGGCAGGAATTATGAGGAAAATTGGCGACGTGTTTGGCCACGGGCCTAATGATACAAAGCTTTCTCTTGTTCTCCCTCTATATTGTTAGTTTGTGTGCTCTCTACCTCCGTCGTATTCTATATTGGTGTCGATGTGAAATACGCACAGAGCTGGAATTATACTCTCCAATCATCTTGTGCGCATGATTATACTATTATGATCCTTACTACATTGTACAGATGttgttatataaatagatatatatgtatgtatgtatgtctAGTAATTTAACTGAGAGGATAGTCCTGTTTAATACATCATCTCGTGTGACCGAGATATCTATGAAGTTGCCGTTGTCGTGTCGTAGTTAAGACACATGCATTTAAACGAGTTggtttttcattaataaatcattttccATTTTCAAATACTTCTGCATctacatgtatatttataaatacatatgtgtgtgtgGATGTGTATGTAGGGTATGGCAGAAGGTTCATGTTTACATACAcacgattgaattttttagtgaaacCCATTTGTTTaacatgattttttatttttagctgattcacttattcatttttttattccatttggAGTGTTTTTAATGGCTCGGTGAATTTTCGATTCGTTAATATTTATCTTCCATTGAGTTGCggtggtaaaaaaattgttacatATATAGATTAATAGCTCGAGGGTGAGGGAAAAGGATGAAGGGTGTGAAGGGAAAGCCAACCATCAATCGTTAATGTTGGAATGGGATACGTCAAAGAACTGAGAGAAagataaatttgttattggTTTGGATCTTGCAACCAGTTGAAAAACTCATAATACTTTTGagaattatttagtttttataaaaactaaatagttaatttgtttatttctcttttttttttctaatgtgtatattttgtttgtttcGCGGGGATTGGTAGTTTTGATTTAAAGTGTTTGGATAACAGATATTGAACtcgattattcaaaaaaaaaattgaagtgcaTTTGATcttttcaaaaactaaaaaatcttCACAGAATATTTAATGTCAATATCCcgagtagaatttttttctgatttgcCTGAAGTACTAAAGATCCTCATGTTCTTCTCAGGTTAATATAAGGTTTGCCTGAATAGGGAAAACCTAATGTGTTTCTAATCAAGACCAC comes from Microplitis demolitor isolate Queensland-Clemson2020A chromosome 8, iyMicDemo2.1a, whole genome shotgun sequence and encodes:
- the LOC103573123 gene encoding uncharacterized protein LOC103573123, translating into MALLPVKGSIPEGAIKLNRNEAFKYQYQQIKNWPHFSDIWSFKVGVPMLAGLAGISALMINRHFRIKLKLRRDGLIVSQIATAISSIMFATAPHLTYITQDLLLRITPCPLCIETRAGFLQVAGAVLYPCISAPLANFVIAARIGSYRLPHFANGQEILKLWLKFMKPMRDKFLMLTVINFMFAGCITYAEAKSVHTIRMKMLELANQAREENENK